From the genome of Deinococcus sp. AJ005, one region includes:
- a CDS encoding sulfite oxidase-like oxidoreductase, which translates to MLGKFFKKPADSMGGRVPPGQSLTARFPVLTYGPAQRYDASEVVIRISGLAGEKTLTWAELMALPQTTLTYDIHCVTHWSKLDTEWTGVRVMDLMEHLELDPAAKYVMQHSVGGYTTNLSLEDFTRPENLLAHTFGGEPLTAEHGGPLRLVVPHLYFWKSAKWLTGLEFMAADKPGFWEVNGYHMRGDPFKEQRYDDD; encoded by the coding sequence AAATTCTTCAAGAAACCGGCGGACAGCATGGGCGGGCGCGTTCCCCCCGGCCAGAGCCTGACGGCCCGCTTTCCCGTCCTGACCTACGGCCCCGCGCAGCGTTACGACGCCTCAGAAGTGGTCATTCGCATCAGCGGGCTGGCCGGGGAGAAGACCCTGACCTGGGCAGAGCTGATGGCGTTGCCTCAGACCACGCTGACCTACGACATCCACTGCGTGACGCACTGGAGCAAGCTGGACACCGAATGGACCGGCGTGCGCGTCATGGACCTGATGGAACACCTTGAGCTGGACCCGGCAGCCAAATACGTCATGCAGCACAGCGTCGGGGGCTACACCACCAACCTCTCGCTGGAGGACTTCACGCGCCCGGAGAACCTGCTGGCGCACACCTTTGGCGGCGAACCTCTGACGGCTGAACATGGCGGGCCGCTGCGGCTGGTGGTGCCCCACCTGTACTTCTGGAAAAGTGCCAAGTGGCTGACCGGACTGGAATTCATGGCCGCCGACAAGCCCGGATTCTGGGAAGTCAACGGCTACCACATGCGTGGCGATCCCTTCAAGGAACAGCGCTACGACGACGATTGA
- a CDS encoding mismatch-specific DNA-glycosylase, which translates to MPTAEGYLVPDVLKPGLALVLVGTAPSKISAAKRAYYANPVNKFWRTLHVVGMTPRQLAPQEYPQVLDYGIGLTDVAKRHSGVDSALPGEAWQPDELLEKIRTYRPQIIAFTSKRGASEMLGKPTGKLPYGLQTETLEGAEVWVLPSTSPLGHNYFHLEPWQELSNRVSEIRDKLSER; encoded by the coding sequence ATGCCCACCGCTGAGGGTTACCTCGTCCCGGATGTTCTGAAACCCGGCCTCGCGCTTGTACTTGTCGGCACCGCACCCAGCAAAATCAGTGCGGCAAAACGGGCGTATTACGCCAATCCGGTCAACAAATTCTGGCGCACGCTGCATGTGGTGGGAATGACTCCGAGGCAACTCGCGCCGCAGGAATATCCGCAGGTTCTGGATTATGGCATCGGCCTGACGGACGTGGCGAAAAGGCACAGCGGCGTGGATTCGGCCCTGCCCGGCGAGGCATGGCAGCCGGACGAACTGCTGGAAAAGATCAGGACATACCGTCCGCAGATCATCGCCTTCACCAGCAAGCGCGGCGCGTCCGAGATGCTGGGGAAGCCGACGGGCAAGCTGCCCTATGGCCTTCAAACAGAGACGCTGGAAGGGGCGGAAGTCTGGGTCCTGCCCAGCACCAGTCCGCTGGGCCACAACTATTTCCACCTTGAGCCGTGGCAGGAGCTGTCTAACCGGGTGTCTGAGATCAGAGACAAGCTGAGCGAACGCTGA